The genomic DNA AGATTCATGTTGACTTAGAAGCATCAAGCCTGCTGCTTCCTTACGAATAAGAGATAGAAATAGCATGAAGCTCGTCCTTTCAACAGGCGACTCCATGCTATTTTTTTCAAAGAACGAATGACACTGCATCAATAGTCCTCAAAATGATGATACAGGTGTTCCAGAGCAGTGATTTCTTGCTGCAGCTGTTCTCCAATGGTTGTAGATTTCACGAGAATCCGCTCATCCACCTCCTCTACCAAGCGCTGGGCAGAAATAATATCTCCACCACCATCTAAAACATCTTCCACACCGGTAAAGGGCCGGTGGGCCACCAGCTGCAAACCAAAACTATTGTAGACCAGAGTGTACCCTGCCAGCCCTGTCTTCTTCTGATACCCCTTGGCAAAACCTCCGTCAATCACCAGCATTTTACCTTCCGCCTTGATAGGACTCTCCCCAGCCTTTTCTTTGACCGGTGTATGCCCATTGATAATGTGGCTGTCTGACCCCAGCCCAAAGGCTGTCAGAATCATCTGGCAGATGGCTGGATCATTGCGGAGCTGGTAGTAGGCATTCTTCTTTTCTTCATGAGTGGCCTTGTCTGCTATATAGTAGCGTTCAAAGGTGGTCATGGCTGTTTTTCCAAAGAGGGAGGAGGTTTCCCCTATCCAGAGGTACCAGAACAGATCGGTAGCAAAATCATCATGGATGTGGGGTTGGCGATAGGCCAGGCGAATCTGCTCCTCATAGAAATCAAGCAAATCCTTGCCCGCGTAGCTGACTCCTTCGATGCGCAGGGATTTGAAATCCCCATTGTCATGTAGGGGAATACAGCCGTGAAACAGCAGCTGTTGGTTGTAAACGAGGTACATACTACCTTTTTCAAAGAGCAAGTCTACATGGCGAGCCAGTCGCTCAGAGGCTTGAAACCGGTACATCAGCTGCTCCAGTATTTCCTCTTCTTCTGCGGTAAGCTGACAAGGGGAATCTGGTTTGAGACAGCTGGTTTCAAAATCCTGCAAGGGATAGGTCTGTCCATCCAAGCAGATGGTTTTGTCTTCATAACAGACCTTGGCTAAAAGCTGACGATGACCCAGTTGAAAGTCTGGCCGCCGTTCAATCAAGGCATTTTCCAGCTTAAACTGAAGAATGGCAGTAGCCTGCTGGAGTTGGTTGAGCAAATCAGCTTCACTTTGACTGATACTTTCTCCATCCAAAATAGGAGTCAAGGCAGGTAGAGGCTGATAATGTGCCTGACTGTACTCTATTAAGCGGCGCAGATTGATGCCATAACGGTCTTCGATCAGGCTGAGATTATTGTAGCGGGCTGCTATGCGAATGACATTGACCATGCAGACATGGGATCCTGAAAAAGCCCCCATCCAAGTAATGTCATGGTTTCCCCACTGAATGTCCACCGAACGCTGCCCCTGCAGACGGTCCAAAATCTTGTCTGGCTCAGGACCTCTGTCATAAATATCGCCCACGAGATGCAAATGATCTACTGTCAACTCCTGTATCAGACGCGATAGGGCGATGACTAACTCATCCAACTGCCCCAGAGCCTGCACCTTGTCTATAATAGCTTGAAAATAGTCCGCCTTGTTGCGCCTACGCTCTACTTCTGCCAACAGTTCTTCGATAATATAGGCAAATTCCTTGGGCATAGCCTTGCGCACCTTGGAGCGCGTATATTTGCTGCCCACAAAGCGCACTACTTGTATCAGGTAAGGAATATGGCTGGCCAATTTAGCTTCCAAGGCCTTGCGCCCCAAACGACTGGTCTCTCTCTCCATCTTTTCCTCCGGATAGAGGACATAGAGGGTGAAATCGTCTAAGTCTACATCCCTAATAGAGAGATCCTCAAAGCAGGCCTGAATCCGCTCCTTGAGCAAGCCCGAACCACTTCTCAAAAGGTAATCAAAAGCCTGATACTCCCCATGCACATCACTGACAAAATACTCTGTTCCCTTAGGCAGGTGATGGATGGCTTCCAAATTGATGAGTTCTGTCAAGACAGCCGTCTTGGTTGGAAAAGTTTCTTTGAGCAACTGATAGTAACGTTTCACTGGACTATCCTCCTTGGTTTGACAATGAGTATTCGGCTAGAAAGCGCTTCCTTTCATCAGTCTATCACATTCAGTCCCAATTCTCAAAGAAAACCATCTCGGATACGAAACGTCATTTTGCCAGTTTTGAGATAACAACGACTTTGGTTAGAAGACAAAAGAGCCGGGAATCTCCCAGGCTCTTTACTTTTACAAGGGGTGAATGATCACACCTTGCACAACACGATTGACCGTACCTGTCGGAGAAGGGGTGTCAGGCAGATTTTCACACTTGACTGCCGCCAATAAGGAGAAGGTTTGGGCAAATAGGATATAAGGGAAGGATAAAAAGAGATCTGGCAAATCCTCACCACCAGCTGCGAGAACGAAATTAGGCGCTTCTGTCTTGTCTAAAGCAGTTGCAGATAGGGCTACAACTCGAGCAGCTATTCCATCACCGTGTACCTCATTGAGCAGGTCCACATCATACAGTCGTGTATAGGAATCATTTGAAACAAATTCAATCACAATTGTTTTATCATTAACGAAGGATTTTGGTCCATGGCGGAAGCCTAGAGGAGATTCATACATGGTGGCAATCTTTCCTGCTGTCAGCTCCAAAATCTTCAGCTGCGCTTCATGGGCTAGACCGTAAAAACCACCTGCTCCCAGATAGATTACTCGCTCAAAATCCATATCAATCAATTCTAAAATGTAGTCCTCGCGATCTAGGACATCTTGCCCCAAACGGGCAATCGTATCCACCCATGCGGCC from Streptococcus oriscaviae includes the following:
- a CDS encoding fructose-1,6-bisphosphatase, with protein sequence MKRYYQLLKETFPTKTAVLTELINLEAIHHLPKGTEYFVSDVHGEYQAFDYLLRSGSGLLKERIQACFEDLSIRDVDLDDFTLYVLYPEEKMERETSRLGRKALEAKLASHIPYLIQVVRFVGSKYTRSKVRKAMPKEFAYIIEELLAEVERRRNKADYFQAIIDKVQALGQLDELVIALSRLIQELTVDHLHLVGDIYDRGPEPDKILDRLQGQRSVDIQWGNHDITWMGAFSGSHVCMVNVIRIAARYNNLSLIEDRYGINLRRLIEYSQAHYQPLPALTPILDGESISQSEADLLNQLQQATAILQFKLENALIERRPDFQLGHRQLLAKVCYEDKTICLDGQTYPLQDFETSCLKPDSPCQLTAEEEEILEQLMYRFQASERLARHVDLLFEKGSMYLVYNQQLLFHGCIPLHDNGDFKSLRIEGVSYAGKDLLDFYEEQIRLAYRQPHIHDDFATDLFWYLWIGETSSLFGKTAMTTFERYYIADKATHEEKKNAYYQLRNDPAICQMILTAFGLGSDSHIINGHTPVKEKAGESPIKAEGKMLVIDGGFAKGYQKKTGLAGYTLVYNSFGLQLVAHRPFTGVEDVLDGGGDIISAQRLVEEVDERILVKSTTIGEQLQQEITALEHLYHHFEDY